One genomic segment of Chelonia mydas isolate rCheMyd1 chromosome 1, rCheMyd1.pri.v2, whole genome shotgun sequence includes these proteins:
- the LOC102934685 gene encoding C-type lectin domain family 4 member E isoform X3 gives MSPTAKSSPGTAVTFLTGNLSCEMHKALPQGSAEWHCVVGRDEGKGRVWTCCPLGWEPFQASCYYFSKDIMNWDDSERNCTGMGSHLVVINTGTEQDFISNYVKRTVIGIKVENYYIGLAQQKKGQWHWLDLTPYNKTAVFWIPGEPNNLSVEKCVAVDTSQKENMNWNNFPCIIPSHRICETAATNI, from the exons TCACTTTCCTCACGGGAAATCTAAGCTGTGAAATgcacaaggccctgccccagggtTCTGCAGAGTGGCATTGTGTCGTGGGGAGAGATGAAGGGAAAG GGCGAGTCTGGACATGCTGCCCCTTGGGCTGGGAGCCCTTTCAGGCCAGCTGCTACTACTTCTCTAAAGACATCATGAACTGGGATGACAGTGAGAGGAACTGCACAGGGATGGGCTCCCACCTGGTCGTAATCAACACGGGAACTGAGCAG gATTTCATTTCCAATTATGTAAAAAGAACAGTTATTGGAATCAAAGTGGAGAATTACTATATTGGTCTGGCTCAACAGAAGAAAGGCCAGTGGCACTGGCTGGATCTGACTCCATATAACAAGACAGCAGT GTTCTGGATACCTGGGGAACCAAACAACCTCAGTGTGGAGAAATGTGTTGCTGTAGATACATCCCAAAAGGAGAACATGAATTGGAATAACTTCCCTTGTATCATACCATCTCATCGAATTTGTGAAACTGCAGcaacaaatatttga